TTCGTTGGTGTGCCCCGCCAGCGGCGAACGCGTCGGTGGTGCGCCGGTCGTCCGGGAAGCCCGCAGCGGCCGTCATGCAGGTGCGTGCCCCACTATGCGTCGAACCTCCCGCCTCTATCGTCCCAAGTCTTACTCACCGTTCTTTGCTGCCGGGTTCGTTGGTGTAGGTCACCGGCGGTGCCCAGTCCGTCAGCCGAGACtgctgaagcgccccgacccggagatcaaggctaaaccatgtattaattaccgaataaggtctccggcataatacatgttacatcaagtggagtccagagtcatacagagctttatttaacacgtacatgaggagtaaagtgacaacacaaagctacacagaacaaccataggataacaactagcataacgacatgcaggactagctcttcatccatcacggctccacttgAAAAGCTTGGGttcggacacgatctactcgtagtcttctggcacaaagtcaggatcctctggagaaaaatcaacaggggtgagtacaaaagtactcagcaagctccacctcaccctacgggaggggaaatgacatgcacgacgcacattgagcacaatgcattagcaatgcaactaatggtatgcaatcCCTTCCCAACACAacccacaataggtagctcactagttgtcaggaccataccgtagcctgtccataccgtggacacggaccattcgaatggattatacactctgcagaggtcgtacactgtacccacatgCTCGGCTGTCCGAACGGataaccgacatagccgacacccagccgtggtcacgccccagcccggccgcacaaaccctcggggcctgaccccaatggtctatacccgtaaaccatccctgcgaccgttaggctaaccagtgggattaggctaagtccggcccataccggaacctgtggtcgtactaaagtaagctaggtgagatgtcaaaacaactcggtccttatggttcaccagggcagcaaccatccctcaacatgtcaactcgagcctaccaccacggtagcactcacctgcaagtctaccaccacggtagcgccggctccagcatacccagctgccctggtcttagccagatcccttcgtatcctattctcagttctggatatgcatgactactcagatgcatgcatgagcacactcaatcactcaagtactggtatatgtaatcgattctagacccaggctacagctaaccgtcctcacatggatgcaaccgctcacgtaggggtcgatgaaacttgccttcgcttgcgtacgcgttggcggcggcggcttcctgctcgtggtacgggtcttctggctccttggcaggctcctcctcggtcactccgtgatctacgggcaagaacggcacaaccggcaaacaaacacaagcaagcaataaaataagctcaaatggagatgaaagtaggaggaatagatagtatatgatttgaggagagtttaggaaaaagagttacgtgaaaaggagttgatatgaaggagatattgagtttacagtattgattggtagaatgatttggattaagtgctcacggcctgggggtgttttgggactttattagtggagttaatggtcgggggagctgcctgccatctcaccttggcgcggaacagctcgaggaagaggatcaattgttggagcttcgttttgtgagtgagctgggctcgggaggagtggttcagctgacggagcgaagcggctcggtgtgcttggctggtgacggggctcgtcacggcctcgctccttttataggcgaggagagaaGCAGTAGCGTTGCGCAAggacgggcgacggcgtgggctgcggtaGCTCGCCGTCAACGCGAATAGTGGCAGCGCTGAAGGCGTGAgcgtcgaggcggcaaagccggcgaggacgctgcagcagcgtgggcgaggtggggacgcgggagcgggcggcacggcgtggtgccggcggcagtgcgcggtaccgtcgtggggccggcgtgtcgcgcgttcgcgagcgagagcgagtgcgggtgaggcggttcggcggaaaaaatctCAGCCGGCACTGTGCATGGCGACCCCGATTtttagcgaggtgggtgctgccatgacgggtcttttcaaggtcaatggtgtgggtactctgtggcttccagggaataatgaggttatggcaaaggaggtaggcaCTGTCATGATTGTttgggaattatggcatggtacgttgacttgagaggcttttatggaaagagatgagatgatttttgtcgtaggtgcaagcatgcgtatgctggttactggagggaacgaatgtactaacgcaaggcaagagtaaAAATAGTTTATCTAGTAGTTATGTAATAACTCgtataacgttagtattattttacgttactagtttaattgcaacataagttttattttagtgattgttggaaattgaggcagccctactaagttgaggatctacaccaacttatttcagagtcggtcagctttagttacttagtgtaccagGTCCTTTTGACTGCAGAGCCGCCTTTtacttccgggaggcagagcctaccaacagatgaagctggcttccaggtggcagagccaaccttcgatgaagcccagacccttttgtgattccgggtggcagagccaaccttcgatggatcacaacttatacactaagtactaagcttaaccggaagactaacacttataaagacacttaccttattggagcaacaaatgaacacacacctagcacactctagctatgctcacttctaccatgcccttggatgtgtgtgggatggaatggagtagtatggcattgcaaggggtggcaccctccttatataggcacccatacccccttggatgagtgacacataTCTAAGTTCTCTACAAATatctatttttagaaaattctaaattttaccatgacaataaaatatccaagcttcatgtcttcttatgagtattgtggaacattctagaaccttgtcatgatgaacaaaattatgccatagtttatccttatttttataaaaccttctagaaatttgcattatatatTTCAACACCCCCTTAATCGTGATGAAAACTGAGATGTTACAGCTGCCCCCGCCCTGCTCTGGTTGCGCTCCAGACGGCACGCGGCTCTTCCCCTGCATTTTGGATCAGCTCCTAAGGTAATCACCAGATTTGTGTGATTCTAAGAGTTTCGAATCGGTGAGGGGGTGTGCTTCTTCTCCCATTTGGTGCTAATGACTGCATTTTTTGTTCGTGTGCTCAATCCTGCTCCGGCTGCACTCCAGCCGGCGCGCGGCTCTTCGCCTGCATTTTGGATCAGCTCTCCTAGGATGTAAGGTAATCACTACATCTGTGCGATTCTAAGAGTTTCGAAACGGTGAGGGGGTGTGCTTCTTCTCCCATTTGGTGCTGATGACTGTATTTTTGTTCCATGTGCTCGATGTGTGCCTGCTTCTATTCGCCACAGATGTGCTTCGTGCCTGCCTGTTTCTGTTCGCCGCTGGTCTTCCGTGCGGGCTCAGACGATACTCGGCTCTTCCCCTGCATTTTTGCCTCTGTAATTCCAGACCTTGTGGTAATGTCCAGATCTGTGCGATTCTATGAGTTCCTGATCGGTGAGGGGGTGTGCTGCTTCTCCCATTTGCTGCTGATGCCTGCGTTTTTGTTCCCCGCGCTTCGTGTGTGCCTGGTTCgttcgccgctgctgctcgatGCGCACTCTGTAGCGGGTTAGCCCTGTCCGTCCAGCTGTCCGTGCTGATCTCTGCCTCCAGCTCGCCACGCCCTATTTCAGTTTGCCAGGTGTGTGCCTACTTTTAACCTTTGCATCTTATATTATACTTTTGCCACCGGTGTTTTTTGTGCGTGCGTGCTGTTTAAGATTATGCTTGCCTGCTGTGGTGATGATTTAAAACTTCTGATTATTGTGTGTGCGTCTTGCTTGTGTTAGGACCTGCCAACTACTATGGTAGTGTGCTATGTTTTTTATTCCTAATTCTATGCCACTCCCGTGAGATGCTCTTCTGCTATAGCCAGTTGGATGGATGATCCTGCCTCTTCTCGCCGACGTCGCAGGGACGTTGTGCCTTCCAGTGAAAGAAACGTACGTCGTAGGTGCCCTATACCTGAATTGGTTGCCTCCCGACGCCGGCGTCGTGAGGAGGCTGCTGCGGCCACTTTAGCTGCTCGTGTCGGCGCCGTTTCTGGTAGAAATGTGCGCCCGCGGCCCTCTATACCCTCTAACCTTTTGCCTGCAACAGACTCTGTTGTTTTAGCTTCAGCCTCTGTTGCTGTTGCCCCACGCCGTTATGTCGTCCCCAGTGAGTTGAACTCGAAACTTTTctattttaaaaaaactataGTGCTCCTGTGTGTGATTAAGATGGCCGTTATTTATACATAGGAGACCATTTCTGTCTCCTTGTGTCTGTCCACGCCGCTAAAGAGAATAGGGCCAGGAGGATGACCAGGAACAGAAACAGGTCTTTGATGAGAAAAGGTTGTTTTCCCTTAGTCCCCATTATTTTGTGCTTTTGGAACATTTCTTTGGGTCAGCTTTCATGCTGTCTGCTCAAATATGTAGCCTCTGCCTTTTCTAAAACTTTGGCCGAGCCTGTGGTTGCCTTCCCAAAGGAATATGCGGCTTTATTAAAAGGTACAATTCTTGATTCTTTGGCTCCTCTGTTTCCCCTCAAACATCATCTCTCTTCTACGCTCGCACATCTTAGCACTTGGCCTTTTTGGTATAGAGACGTATTCTGTTCGTTCTtactaggggggggggggggcaaattATGTCTGCAAGCATTGTGCCGCTGTTTTCTGGTACCAGGAGCGTGTCGTTAGTTTAAGTTCACATGCACAGCAGCGTATTGTCTACCATTCATGTTGCGGTGGTGGCCGTGTCTCCCTTCCAAAGCACAAGCCATTTCCCCAACCTTTGTGtgatttggtcaaatttgatggAGGGCGTGCATCTAAGAATTTCATGAAACTTATCAGACAGTACAATTCGATGTTTGCCTTTACCTCTTTGGGAGTAGACATTGACAAAACCATAAATACTGGTCGAGGCCCCTATATATTCAGAATCAACGGAGTGGTGCATCATCGTATTGGTTCGTTAATTCCAAATGAAGGGAATAGACCCCAATCTGCGCAGCTGTACATCTACAATATGCCCTCACATCCACTGTACATAACAACATGCTGCTGGTACCTCTATCCTATAACCGTGGGATCAGCAGCAGCCTATCCATCTAAGAATGGATTCTTTTGTGTGCTTCAGCATTTGGCACGGCTGACTATGAGATAGCATTTCTTTTGGCTTTTGCTTTTGACAGGTAACAGGACCGCATCGACTACACAGTATTCTTTTGGGTGTTCCACCATCAAACACCACCTACAGCCCTGAGACTAGCTATGTTTCAGAGGGAAGCCACATATCCACTTTGCACACAAAATATTGGAAACCACATTCAGAGTCATGACAGGCTGCTTCAACTGAACCACTTCCTCACCTTGTCAGCTCAAAATTGCAGTGAGCAGAAACCCGGTGAATTCTCCTTGCTGGTTTTAGCTTTGTGTGTGTTTACTTCACAAAATGTGCTCCTGCAGCACTCCTTCATTGCAGCTAAGCCACCTAGATGTACCTAGCAATTTCTGGTTCAGTATGTATTGCAGTACCTAAAAACTGCTGTGATCGTTATTCAGACCAGGACTAAATTATGAAGGCTGTGCTTTCCATTGTCTAAAAGCTTTTCTATTTCATGCAGCCGTAGTGCTGATCAGACAATTACTTAAACAAACAACAATTTACATGCACCTATAAACAAACTAGGTGTGCGCATTCGCTAATCATTATATCATTTTTGCTGGAAACAACAGACAGAGCAGTGCTTCATATAGCCGACAACATGGATACACATACATATAACATTACATTACATGACGGTGCGACAAGCGTAACATACAGAAACCGATAGGTTCCAACAGCCATTTTGAGGCACTCAAAAATAGTTCCACCTTATCTTATAACAACCAAACAACTACACAAACTTTATGGCCAACAAACAAACAACAACCATCTCAATTCTCATCCATAAACTATCTTCCAGTGCAGCAGTGCCAGCCCAGACATTTTCCTCAGCCCACACAGCAGCTCCATGAGCAAGCAAGCCGATGGAGTTGCTCAGACAATCATCAACAGCATCAAGAGTAATCGCTTCCGGGGTGTTTTGAAGCATGCTCAGATGATCTAGCGATTGAGCCCAACCAGACCTAAGAAGCAAATTGTTCATGCGAATAGTTTGGTTCTCCTTTCGAAGACCTTCCACCTCATTGAAACTGAAATCCTTAACCACAATACCAAACTCACGCTTTGCTGCTGCGATCATTGCATTAGCTGCGGCCTCCTCTGCTCCATCCTTTGTCTGCGATGCATGACCCGTTGCCTCAAGAAGAGTGAGCTCATCAATCTCATCTACTAAGGGAACAACCACAAACCCAGTGGCCACATAAAAACCATCAACACAGGTAAAAGAATAGAAAGGCGTCAACCCCTGTAGAACCTTCACCACATCATTCAGAATGGTACGAGCAGAGACGCAGGCACCAACACCTCCTCCTACACTGATGCAGGAACGCAACAAGAGCTGGCCAAATTAGAGCACAAAATAATCCCGTTTCACTCCCTGCATTTCAATCACGACACCCACAAATCACAGAGTGCACGGCCCTGGCATTTTTGCTGTTGCCTTCAGTGTTGGCACCATGGCCAGTGCTGCGATCTGCTCGGTCACCATCCTCCTCTTGGCTATGGCCGTATGTGCCTCCGTCTCCAGCGCCTCACACCCACTGGCGGCTGTGGAGGCAACAACAGACCACGCCGTCACCAAGGAGGAGGGCAACCTGCTACCAGTGCACAATGCCCATGACAAGGAAGAGATGGAGGAGGCCAAGGCCGGGGGACAACAAGGCAGTGCTCAGGAGGAAGATAAGAAGACCGGATCCTATTGGGGCAAGGCCAATAAGctagacgacgacgacgacgatgataaCGATGATTCCGATCATGATTCGGACTCGGACCATGATCACGATCACGATTCAGACTCGGACCATGATCGTGATCACGATTCAGACGGGGATTCTGATGACAatgatgacgatgacgatgatgatcaCAAATCGAAGAATGAAAGGAAAAAGAATCACGCAGCTCAGGGGAGGAAAGGAGCTCCAGGTAGTAAGCGCGATGGTCAGCTGCCTAAGGTAGTGAAAAAGGTGTGAGCTTCATGCTTCCTGCAAAGATCATCATGAACAAATGAAGCTTAATTAGTAGATGCGTGCCTACCTTTCTCTTTGTGTCTGTAACTCTATAGTCTAGTAAAAAATAACTGTATAGTGACGTGTGACCCTGCTATTAGTAAGTATTGGACCCTGTGAGCTGAATGTATATGCAAATTTGAACCTGACAGTCCACCTGTCTTTCAGAAAAATGCACTCATTGTTCGGTTTCATCACTGGGTTACAGACTTGCAGGCATACTACTCCCGGGCAGGCTGCATGTTCGGCTGCTTTCTGATTTTGGGCTGAGGATTGTTATTTGTTAAGATTCAGTGGGCCAGCAGTTGTTTGATGAGGTTTGGTGGGCTGATTGTTCGTTTTGCTACTTACTATTTCTTTGATCAAACAGGTAATGCACGCAGACAAATTTTCAAACCAAAATAGTAAAAACTATGTAGAACATTTAAATGTATAACATTGAGTGTTtctatggctgtgtttagttccaaaatttatctctccaaacttcactattcacccatcacatcaaatcttttgcctcatgcatggagcattaaatgtaggtaaataaaaaaaattaattgcataattttgatgtacacgacgagacgaatattttgagcctagttaggtcatgataggacaacaattaccacaaataaatgaaaagtgctacagtgtgctacagtgtttggtgtgaccctttttaccaccattttacgaatctaaacacagcctatgtGTGAATGTGAGAACATGCATGTTCACCGTGTCTTTTTTTTACTACGCATTATTGGCAAATAGTTAAATCGAAGAAAAAATAACCAATTCAAATCGTGTCAGTCCAAATCAGAATCTCTTGATGCAAGATCAACTTACCATTCTAGTGTTTGACTTCTTTTTTTCTAAGACGCTAGTTGTGCACTTGCATCGGACCACGTGGTGATATGCGATGTGCCGATGTTTATGGATTTAAcacgcactactagaaaatgggcCATTGGtccaggccaaaggtaccagctgctgttgcagccggtacatCGGTACCGGCTCGatgtaccggctgcaacagcagctggtacctttgacATTCGACCGACCTAGTGGAGGACAATTgacaccgggtggtggttccaaccggttccaatgtgtcagcataggaaccggtttgaaccaccacccggtaccaaatgagGGCGGCGCTATAGGCACAGGTTGATGgtaataaccggttcctatggtgatgaaacgtggcagctgccaggagctagggcctaaggcaccggttggtgccttgacccggtgctattgaacaaaatttagcaccgggtcattgaaacCAAACGGTGCCTTTGacccgagcctataaataccccagcccctcccccctcccgcgTAAggaatttttttcttaattgttttatttatttatatattctGTATAATTACTttgtataattagatagaatttagtttttaattagatagaatttagtttttaattagtttgtataattagatagattttagtttgtattatatatgtatatagtataattattttatgtataattagtttgtataattagtttgtataattagatagaattttattacttttatgtataattttattacactgtataatgtaatgaagacgacgagtaatgacgatgacaacgagtaatgacgacgacgagtatTACATGTATTGCACTGTATAATGtaattgtcggtaccccaggactggggtaccccctcttgctgtgtctaggcaagggcctttgtagttatccttgactacatccaaacagctggacccctgcggtccgaagtcctgttcCCCCGACAACAATCCGGAGCTGTTCCACGACTGGGgaaggtccggagacgccacgtgtcccgggagagGCAGGCACTCAAACGCAAGTAgctggggctccggacctcctgaggagtccggacccccgcggagtcccggacccctcatggggtcctggACCACCTGTATAGTGACCGGACCCCTCTctgagggaagaagtcgacgccctgcctcggggcggtccggagccgacacgtgtctacaggCACAAGGCCGcttactaagcctcacccaccgctgcattcattgtggtagATGGACGTCCGCATTGTTGTAGCAGAAGgcgaggcgtttcattgaccaggggacactattgatcgcgtattaccaaggtagtggagccgctggcgccgcccacgccacgcctgccagtctgccatagcacatggatacgacggctcggtttcgcccattatgacgcctacataatagcctcagcaggccacgccgcaagctacgctactccaacgggcacctagctgacgggacaagggaAGACCCCCtgggtcagaagagcagcagtacgcatatcggaggaaaagattcgtaaccactgttgtcttttaagtactctgcgcagtatgctgcacagcacgttgggcccacttgtcggggcccaacgtccaatgtatccgctcccccttgatctataaaaggagggggcgccgctagaagacctcaggctgggtaagtgccaaggccagc
The nucleotide sequence above comes from Panicum virgatum strain AP13 chromosome 3K, P.virgatum_v5, whole genome shotgun sequence. Encoded proteins:
- the LOC120700528 gene encoding uncharacterized protein LOC120700528, with the protein product MRASGGGPAPAPERGARRGLWIPRARVPRAHRLSLPWAPTPHPVCRTRAGRCLLVLTLSAFVSLLWKRGRVWGIGRRRCLWRAVSLVCPASGERVGGAPVVREARSGRHAGHRRCPVRQPRLPPPCSGCAPDGTRLFPCILDQLLSRRAALRLHFGSALLGCKMCFVPACFCSPLVFRAGSDDTRLFPCIFASVIPDLVRVSPVRPAVRADLCLQLATPYFSLPGNRTASTTQYSFGCSTIKHHLQP
- the LOC120700529 gene encoding trigger factor-like, yielding MASAAICSVTILLLAMAVCASVSSASHPLAAVEATTDHAVTKEEGNLLPVHNAHDKEEMEEAKAGGQQGSAQEEDKKTGSYWGKANKLDDDDDDDNDDSDHDSDSDHDHDHDSDSDHDRDHDSDGDSDDNDDDDDDDHKSKNERKKNHAAQGRKGAPGSKRDGQLPKVVKKV